The genomic interval ACTGGAAACACAGTTGAGGTGGCTCAATACGAGCACTACGTCAAACTCGATCGCGGCTTTCAATTGCTGGCTTACGATGTTCATAGTTCGGCGATCAGACCCGGCGACCCGCTGACGGTGACGCTTTACTGGAAGACGCAAGCGCCCCAGCCTCACAACTTTCAAGTGTACGTCCACCTGCTTGACGCGGGCGGGCAACTGGTCGCGCAATCCGATAAACTCAACCCGGCCGACTTTCCAACCTCGCGCTGGCCTGCAGATCGTTATATTCGTGACGAGCACGCGTTGAAGTTCAATGCCGATCCGCCGCCCGGCGAATACAAGCTGGTGGTGGGCCTGTGGAATGCCGGCACAGGCGAGCGGCTCCAGCCAGTGACGCCTACGGAAGTTTTCGCTGAAGGCATTGTGTTGCCGACGAGGATCACCATCCAGCCATAACATGCAACCCTCCCCGGCCCCGCGCGTCGTCATCACTGGCATGGGCCTCATCTCGCCGGTCGGCCTGAATGTGCCAACGGCCTGGGGCAACGTGGCCGCCGGTCGTTCCGGCATCCGGCCCATCACTTTGTTTGATGTCAGCGGGGATGACGACAGCCCCCGGAGCGGAGCGGAGTGGGGATGGCGGGTGAAGATTGCGGGTGAGGCCTGGGGTTTCGATCCGCTAAACTACATGTCGGCCAAAGAAGCCCGGCGCGCCGACCGGGGCGCTCAGTTCGCCCTCGCCGCCGCAACAGAGGCAGCGGCCCAGGCGCGGCTTACCATCACTCCGGCCAACGCCGACGATGTCGGGGTGATGATCGGCTCCGGCTCCGGCGGACTCTGGACGTACACCGCCCAGCAGGAAATTTTCAACACCAAAGGCCCGCAACGCATGAACCCGCTTCTGATTCCGATGGAAGTGGTGGACTCGCCGGGCGTGCAGGTCGGGATCAGGTTTGGCGCGCACGGCCCAAATTTTGGTCTGGCCTCGGCCTGTTCCACCGGCGCGGATGCAATTGGCATGGCTCTGGAGACGATCCGGCGCGGCGACGCCAAAGTGATGATCACCGGCGGCGCGGAAGCCGCCGTTCATCCTTTAGGCATTGCCGGCTTCGACAACCTGGGCGCGCTCTCGCGGCGCAATTCAGCGCCCGCCGAGGCCAGCCGCCCTTTCGACGCTGACCGCGACGGTTTTGTGTTGAGCGAAGGCTCAGGGGTTTTGGTGATCGAGTCGCTGGAATATGCGTTGGCGCGCGGGGCCGAGCCGCTGGCCGAGATTATGGCTTACGCTGGCACGTCCGACGGCGTTCACTTCACCGCCCCCGACGAGTCGGCGGCCCAGGCGGCGCGGGCCGTTCGCCGCGCGCTGGAAAAGGCAAGCCTTCAACCTGACGAGGTGGACTACATTAATGCTCACGCCACCAGCACTCCGGTCGGCGACCCGCTTGAGGTTCGGGCCTATCAAAAAGTTTTCGGCGAACGTTCCCTGCCCATCAGCTCAACAAAATCAACGACGGGGCACATGCTGGGGGCGGCGGGCGCGGTGGCGGCCATTTGGTGCGTTCAGGCGTTGCGTGAAGGGCTGATCCCTCCCACTATTAACTACCGCACACCTGATCCGCGCTGCGTGCTGGACTGCGTGCCGAACGTGGCCCGAACCGCCTCGCTTCGAGTGGCGGTGTCGTCGGCGTTTGGCTTTGGCGGCCATAACACCATTCTGGTTTTTCGGAAGTTCGACTGAGGCTATAATAGCGGCATGTCCAGCGAAACCAAACCCCTCTTCGTTTGCCCGCAATGTGAAACGCCCGTCAAGCTGCTGGACACCCGTTGTCCATCTTGCGGCGTTAATCTGGCGCTGGCCGCCGCTCAGGCCGAGCGCAGGCTTCTGGCCGCCGAGGCATTTGTCCCTGGCTCGCCCTACCTGGCCGATATGCACCTGCCGCGCTTTGGCGAGTTTTTGGTGCGGCGCGGTGTCATCACCGAGTCGCAGTTGGAGGCGGCCCTGGCCCGGCAGAAATCGCTGACCACCCAGAGCTGGCGAAGCACCATCGGCCAGATTTTGCTGGAGATGGGCATGGCGACGATTGAACAGCTTGACGAGGCCGGGCGGGAGCAACAA from Chloroflexota bacterium carries:
- the fabF gene encoding beta-ketoacyl-ACP synthase II, yielding MQPSPAPRVVITGMGLISPVGLNVPTAWGNVAAGRSGIRPITLFDVSGDDDSPRSGAEWGWRVKIAGEAWGFDPLNYMSAKEARRADRGAQFALAAATEAAAQARLTITPANADDVGVMIGSGSGGLWTYTAQQEIFNTKGPQRMNPLLIPMEVVDSPGVQVGIRFGAHGPNFGLASACSTGADAIGMALETIRRGDAKVMITGGAEAAVHPLGIAGFDNLGALSRRNSAPAEASRPFDADRDGFVLSEGSGVLVIESLEYALARGAEPLAEIMAYAGTSDGVHFTAPDESAAQAARAVRRALEKASLQPDEVDYINAHATSTPVGDPLEVRAYQKVFGERSLPISSTKSTTGHMLGAAGAVAAIWCVQALREGLIPPTINYRTPDPRCVLDCVPNVARTASLRVAVSSAFGFGGHNTILVFRKFD